One stretch of Juglans microcarpa x Juglans regia isolate MS1-56 chromosome 3D, Jm3101_v1.0, whole genome shotgun sequence DNA includes these proteins:
- the LOC121255073 gene encoding uncharacterized protein LOC121255073: MRSNSDGHDAFVFLSQPSGNAKPRNETSTAKKNENVNKNEKAGRVGVEKAKPNEKAKAKGVRGSGETASSAHERHYVKNRAKKEGEKRKSYLPYKQVGFFTNVNGFSRNVHPF, translated from the coding sequence ATGCGAAGCAACAGCGACGGGCACGACGCGTTCGTGTTTCTTAGTCAACCGTCCGGAAACGCAAAGCCGAGAAACGAAACATCGACGGCGAAGAAAAACGAAAACGTCAATAAGAACGAGAAGGCCGGTAGGGTAGGCGTCGAGAAGGCGAAACCAAACGAGAAGGCGAAGGCGAAGGGGGTGAGGGGATCAGGTGAAACGGCGTCGTCGGCGCACGAGAGGCACTACGTGAAGAATAGGGCCAAGAAAGAGGGAGAAAAGCGGAAATCGTATTTGCCGTACAAGCAGGTTGGGTTTTTCACTAATGTGAACGGGTTTAGCCGGAACGTCCATCCCTTCTAA
- the LOC121255074 gene encoding glycine-rich cell wall structural protein-like, translating to MTNTPTTATPTKVTELTFDPGGGLEPLLEFDLAVFVLEEGGEGLCPTEVGGGGGDDSALVRGESSVGGDGLDFWGGEVGREGEEMAIGEETRGDRGGGACIADGVFSVAGGGGGGESGNDFSGDGGVDCLLGLGGGGGDDGGWGGGGGEALEFDGGGGAFESPDSNGGEGY from the coding sequence ATGACGAATACTCCCACCACCGCTACCCCAACAAAAGTCACAGAACTCACATTTGATCCTGGCGGTGGACTGGAGCCGCTCTTAGAGTTTGACCTGGCAGTATTTGTGTTGGAGGAAGGAGGGGAAGGGCTCTGTCCAACAGAGGTTGGCGGAGGAGGCGGAGACGATTCAGCATTGGTTAGAGGCGAAAGCTCGGTTGGTGGAGATGGGCTGGATTTTTGGGGTGGTGAAGTGGGGAGGGAGGGCGAAGAAATGGCAATCGGAGAAGAAACAAGAGGGGACAGAGGAGGTGGAGCTTGTATAGCAGATGGAGTATTCTCAGTagcaggaggaggaggaggaggagaatctGGGAATGATTTTAGCGGCGATGGAGGTGTCGATTGTTTACTAGGacttggaggaggaggaggagacgACGGAGGctggggcgggggcgggggtgAAGCTTTGGAATTTGATGGTGGAGGTGGAGCTTTTGAATCTCCCGACTCCAATGGAGGTGAGGGGTATTAG
- the LOC121256754 gene encoding proline-rich receptor-like protein kinase PERK13, producing MPPNKVSVQSDGYYYNQQHTGVDAYYQSTMASSYGSQRGGNVYNGVAPDVSGIGNAKSFFSYEELTEITNGFSCENVLGEGGFGCVYKGWLPDGRVVAVKQLKAGSGQGEREFRAEVEIISRVHHRYLVSLVGYCIAEHHRLLLYEFVPNKTLEHHLHGQGMPVLDWVKRQKIALGAAKGLAYLHEDCHPKIIHRDIKSANILLDDAFEAQVADFGLAKLANDTNTHVSTRVMGTFGYLAPEYASSGKLTDRSDVFSFGVVLLELVTGRKPVDPTQPLGDESLVEWARPLLIHALETGDFGELVDPRLDKHYVESEMFRMIEAAAACVRHSAPKRPRMVQVVRALDSEGENSDLSNGVKYGQSTIYDSGQYNQEITRFRRMALGDGNSSEYETNSREYKSREMSGSQSSWKPWDDSSGESETRAINARSGEHKSSLAQGSRF from the exons ATGCCCCCCAATAAGGTTTCTGTGCAATcag ATGGATATTACTACAACCAGCAACATACTGGAGTAGATGCTTATTATCAATCTACTATGGCAAGTAGCTACGGCAGTCAAAGAGGGGGGAATGTGTACAATGGCGTGGCACCAGATGTAAGCGGCATAGGGAATGCTAAGTCCTTTTTCAGCTATGAAGAGTTGACGGAAATAACAAATGGATTTTCTTGCGAAAATGTTCTGGGAGAAGGTGGGTTTGGATGTGTTTACAAAGGTTGGCTGCCTGATGGGAGAGTGGTGGCTGTTAAGCAGCTCAAGGCAGGTAGTGGACAAGGGGAGCGGGAATTCAGGGCTGAAGTTGAGATTATTAGCCGTGTTCATCATCGATATTTGGTCTCCTTGGTGGGCTATTGCATCGCTGAGCATCATAGACTGCTCCTCTATGAATTTGTTCCAAATAAAACTCTTGAGCATCATTTGCATG GTCAAGGAATGCCGGTGTTGGATTGGGTCAAAAGACAGAAAATTGCTCTTGGAGCTGCGAAGGGCTTGGCATACTTACATGAAGATT GCCATCCAAAAATTATCCACAGAGACATTAAGTCGGCAAATATTCTTTTGGATGATGCTTTTGAGGCACAG GTTGCTGACTTTGGACTTGCCAAATTAGCAAATGACACAAATACCCATGTATCAACTCGAGTCATGGGGACATTTGG GTACTTGGCACCTGAGTATGCATCAAGTGGAAAATTGACAGATAGGTCAGATGTATTCTCATTCGGAGTGGTGCTTTTAGAGCTTGTCACTGGGCGTAAACCTGTCGACCCAACGCAACCTTTGGGGGATGAGAGTTTGGTTGAATGG GCTCGACCACTCCTTATTCATGCCCTAGAAACTGGTGATTTTGGTGAACTAGTAGATCCACGGCTTGATAAACATTATGTGGAGAGTGAAATGTTCAGAATGATTGAGGCAGCTGCTGCATGTGTTCGCCATTCTGCTCCAAAACGGCCCCGCATGGTGCAG GTGGTAAGAGCATTGGACAGTGAAGGTGAAAACTCCGATCTCTCAAATGGTGTCAAATATGGTCAGAGCACCATATATGATTCGGGCCAATACAATCAAGAAATCACGAGATTCAGGAGGATGGCACTTGGGGATGGCAACAGTTCGGAATATGAGACGAATAGTCGTGAATACAAGTCTAGAGAAATGTCTGGATCTCAAAGTTCATGGAAGCCCTGGGATGATTCAAGTGGTGAGTCAGAAACTCGAGCCATTAATGCACGCAGTGGTGAACACAAATCTAGCCTTGCCCAAGGAAGCAGGTTTTAA